The nucleotide sequence CACCCAGCCAGAACTCCAGCAGGTGTGAGACGCCGCGCGAGGTAATCGTTGCTCCGGACAGGCCATCTACTTCATGAATGGCATTCGGAGACTCCGGATTGACCGTCCCCTTGATCACTTCAAGATCAGGTTGAAAGTCGTTTGCGTAGGCTTCTTTGCCAATCCATTGTGCTTTCCACTTGGGATTATCAACTTCACCACCGAGCCCCGGTGTTTCGCCATGCTCATAGAAGGTCAGACCGGCAACAGTAGACAAGTCGGTTTCCAGTGCCAGAAAGCCCCAGAGTGTCGACCAGAGTCCTTTACCCCGAATCGGCAATACGTACTGAGACAGCTTTCCATTTTCATCATTGATGAGATACACCCAGGAGTAGTTTTCGCGGCGTTTGATACCGGCCAGATCCTGTGCAGAATCCAACTTCATACTCATCTTGGGATTATCGGCGGCGGCCTTCTGGTCATATTCCTGTGGATTTGGAAACAGGGCTTTATCGTCGGTGACAACTTCGCCGGTGTTCAAATCGACAATGATGCCTTTGACCCGCTCGTCGTAAATTTTTCTCACATCAGCTCCATCCCCGGGCTTAACCAGTCCGGCTGCGGAGAGAATGTTTTTTTTACGCTCGTTTTCTTTATTCAGTTCCTGCTTGCTGCGCAGTCCGACCGCAGCCCCGGAAACGAGAATTGAGCAGGCCACACACAACGCGGCCGACACCATAAATGTGAATCCTATTGAATCACGCGACATTTCGCGCCAACCTTCTTTTAATATTTGCTTGAACAACGTAGTAGTCAATCAGAGGTGCAAAGACATTCCCAAACAGAATGGCCAACATAATTCCCTCTGGATACGCCGGATTGACAACCCGAACCAGGATCGTCATACCACCAATCAAAATCCCATAATACCAGCGACCGGTATCGGTCATCGCTGCAGATACCGGATCGGTCGCCATGAAGACCAGCCCAAAGGCCAGCCCTCCGACTACCAGATGCCATTGGGGAGGCATCGCGAACATGGCATTCGTATTACTGCCAATCATGTACAGCAGCAGTGAAAGCCCCATCGAACCAGCAAGTACACCTGCCATCACCCGCCAGGATCCGATGCCGGCCAGAATCAGGAAGGCTGCCCCCAACAGACAGGCAAAGGTAGAAGTCTCACCCATGGAACCTTGAATCTGCCCCATAAAGGCCTGCATCCAGGAGATTCCCAGACCGCCATCAGCTACCGGATTGGTAACGGCTTTCATGCCCACTTCGGGAGTGGCAACTGCCATCTGTCCCAGTGAAGTTGCACCGCTGAAGCCATCGACGGCGGTCCAGACAGTGTCACCCACGATCTGAGCCGGATAAGCGAAGTATAAAAACGCACGTGCGGTTAAAGCAGGGTTGAGGAAGTTCTTCCCGGTTCCGCCGAATATTTCTTTACCAACGACCACACCAAAGCTGATGCCCAGCGCCACCTGCCAGAGTGGTATGGTGGGAGGCAGAGTCAGCGGAAACAACATCCCGGTCACCAGGAAGCCTTCATTAATTTCATGGCGACGAATGATACAGAACAGGCCTTCCCAGGCACCACCGACGGCCATACATACAATGTAGACGGGCAGGAAGTAAAGTGCACCATGGACCAGATTGGAAACCAGGCTGCTGGCTTCGGGAGCAACGCCGATCGCGGCCATAACGGAACCGCGCCAGCCGGGCACAGTATCGATACCCATGGCGCTCATCGCCGAATTAGCCTGATAGCCTGTGTTGTACAGCGCCATGAAAACACACGGCAGCAAAGCCACGATCACCATACTCATCATGCGTTTCAAATCGATGGAATCGCGCACGTGGGATGCTTCGTGGGTCACTTCACCCGGAGTATACAGAAACGTATCTTGCGCTTCATAGAGTGGGTAAAGCTTCTCGAACTTACCCCCTTTATCGAAGAGGGGGTGTACTTTATCAAGAAGATTTCGTAACGGCTTCATTTCGTGGTATATCTTTCTTGTTTGATGCCCCCGAAACACAGTCTGCCAGGACACCACCGGCATTGACCATTTATCGATTGTCAAAAGAAGCCGACCGGCTTCGCACCTGACAACTGGGGTTTACGTCTTTCAATATTTTTTTATCGACCAGGCAAACAGTCATTCACCTGAAGGCCAGCTCATCCAATTCCGTCAGCACGTTGCCGGGGAGACCTGGACTTAGCCCTCAATTTCAATCGTTGTCAAACTCTTACGCAATAGAGACCCGTAGTTGTATTTGCCCGGGCAGACAAACGTGCATAACGACAGATCTTCTTCATCAAGCTCCAGGCAGCCCAGTTGTTTTGCCTGTTCGGTATCTTCTGTAATCAAAGCACGCAGCAGGAATGTTGGCAGGATATCCAGAGGCATCACTTTTTCATAAGTCCCGATGGGAATCATGGCTCGCTTACTGCCTTCGGTTGATGTGGTGAACGCAACCTTTTTGCCCTGCCCGATCCAGGACGACGCGAACACGGGAACGACAGAATACTTGTTAAACCCAGG is from Gimesia maris and encodes:
- a CDS encoding NADH:ubiquinone reductase (Na(+)-transporting) subunit B; the protein is MKPLRNLLDKVHPLFDKGGKFEKLYPLYEAQDTFLYTPGEVTHEASHVRDSIDLKRMMSMVIVALLPCVFMALYNTGYQANSAMSAMGIDTVPGWRGSVMAAIGVAPEASSLVSNLVHGALYFLPVYIVCMAVGGAWEGLFCIIRRHEINEGFLVTGMLFPLTLPPTIPLWQVALGISFGVVVGKEIFGGTGKNFLNPALTARAFLYFAYPAQIVGDTVWTAVDGFSGATSLGQMAVATPEVGMKAVTNPVADGGLGISWMQAFMGQIQGSMGETSTFACLLGAAFLILAGIGSWRVMAGVLAGSMGLSLLLYMIGSNTNAMFAMPPQWHLVVGGLAFGLVFMATDPVSAAMTDTGRWYYGILIGGMTILVRVVNPAYPEGIMLAILFGNVFAPLIDYYVVQANIKRRLARNVA
- a CDS encoding Na(+)-translocating NADH-quinone reductase subunit C, yielding MSRDSIGFTFMVSAALCVACSILVSGAAVGLRSKQELNKENERKKNILSAAGLVKPGDGADVRKIYDERVKGIIVDLNTGEVVTDDKALFPNPQEYDQKAAADNPKMSMKLDSAQDLAGIKRRENYSWVYLINDENGKLSQYVLPIRGKGLWSTLWGFLALETDLSTVAGLTFYEHGETPGLGGEVDNPKWKAQWIGKEAYANDFQPDLEVIKGTVNPESPNAIHEVDGLSGATITSRGVSHLLEFWLGDLGFKPYLERVREKEEK